In Pedobacter heparinus DSM 2366, the following are encoded in one genomic region:
- a CDS encoding catalase produces the protein MEKKKPNAENAVNLKQKDLAPDTISDQGELMTTNQGLKINDDTNSLKAGERGPSLLEDFILREKITHFDHERIPERIVHARGSGAHGYFQVYESMGKYTKAGFLQDPSVKTPVFVRFSTVAGFRGSTDLARDVRGFSVKFYTQEGNYDLVGNNMPVFFIQDAIKFPDLIHAAKPEPDNEIPQAATAHDSFWDFISLSPESMHMIMWAMSDRAIPRSLRMMEGFGVHTFRFINAEGKSSFVKFHWKPILGMHAVAWDEALKISGKDPDFHRRDLHDAIESGAFPEWEFGVQIVAQEDEHKFSFDLLDPTKLIPEELVPVQRIGKMVLDRNPDNFFAEVEQVAFHPGHLVPGIDFSNDPLLQGRLFSYTDTQLSRLGSPNFHEIPINRSVNTVHNNQRDGHMRQQINVGKSSYHPNSVAGGSPAQATIAEGGFSSYEERVDAHKVRARSKSFMDFFSQATLFFNSQSEPEQNHIADALKFELGKVERVEIRQRMVNLLTLISVPLANTVADSLGLKAGKPQEPVNHVLGADANPADYKPVKVKSEIEKSPALSMANAPKDSIKTRQVAFLAANGVESTDFENMKKALLAAGAVVKVVAPKNGTLKDSAGKEIKIDMSFLTGTSVVFDAVYVPGGGKSIDALLAEPDAVHFINEAYRHCKAIAATGKGAELINQSYVGAKLKNGNADAKAGILTEAAPDAFIKAIAQHRFWQREKKDKVPA, from the coding sequence ATGGAAAAGAAAAAGCCAAATGCTGAAAACGCAGTCAATTTAAAACAGAAAGATCTTGCGCCGGATACCATTTCCGATCAGGGCGAATTGATGACCACCAATCAGGGTCTTAAAATTAATGATGACACGAATTCGCTGAAGGCCGGAGAACGGGGCCCCTCTTTACTGGAAGATTTTATCCTGAGAGAAAAGATAACGCATTTTGACCACGAAAGAATTCCGGAAAGAATTGTACACGCAAGGGGTTCAGGTGCCCATGGTTATTTCCAGGTTTATGAATCTATGGGTAAGTATACCAAGGCTGGCTTTCTGCAGGACCCTTCTGTGAAGACACCGGTGTTTGTCCGCTTTTCTACTGTTGCCGGGTTCAGAGGTTCGACTGATCTGGCAAGAGATGTTCGTGGGTTTTCTGTCAAATTTTATACACAGGAAGGCAATTACGATCTGGTAGGTAATAACATGCCGGTTTTCTTTATCCAGGATGCTATAAAATTTCCAGATCTGATCCACGCGGCTAAACCCGAACCTGATAACGAAATACCTCAGGCTGCTACAGCCCATGATTCTTTTTGGGATTTTATTTCACTCAGTCCTGAATCTATGCATATGATCATGTGGGCCATGTCGGACAGGGCAATTCCGAGAAGTCTTCGTATGATGGAGGGTTTTGGTGTCCATACATTTAGGTTTATTAATGCTGAAGGGAAATCCAGCTTTGTCAAGTTCCATTGGAAACCGATACTTGGAATGCACGCTGTTGCCTGGGATGAAGCCTTAAAAATATCTGGTAAAGACCCTGATTTTCACCGTAGGGATTTGCATGACGCCATAGAAAGCGGTGCTTTCCCGGAATGGGAATTCGGCGTTCAGATTGTTGCACAGGAAGATGAGCATAAGTTTAGCTTCGATTTACTGGATCCGACTAAACTGATCCCTGAAGAGTTGGTGCCTGTTCAGAGAATTGGTAAAATGGTGCTGGACCGCAATCCGGATAATTTCTTTGCCGAGGTAGAACAGGTTGCCTTCCACCCTGGTCATCTGGTTCCGGGTATAGATTTCAGCAATGATCCTTTATTGCAGGGCCGTTTATTCTCTTATACGGATACACAATTGTCCCGTTTGGGCAGTCCTAATTTTCATGAAATCCCCATTAACCGTTCAGTGAATACGGTACATAATAATCAGCGTGATGGACATATGCGTCAGCAAATCAATGTAGGGAAGAGCAGTTATCATCCAAATTCTGTAGCTGGCGGAAGCCCTGCCCAGGCAACAATAGCCGAGGGTGGATTTTCTTCTTATGAAGAACGTGTGGATGCGCATAAAGTACGGGCACGGAGTAAAAGCTTTATGGATTTCTTTAGTCAGGCTACCTTGTTCTTTAACAGTCAGTCTGAGCCGGAACAAAACCATATTGCTGATGCATTAAAGTTTGAATTGGGTAAAGTAGAACGGGTTGAAATCCGGCAAAGAATGGTTAACCTCCTTACTCTAATCAGTGTTCCTCTTGCAAACACCGTAGCGGATAGTTTAGGTTTAAAAGCGGGTAAACCGCAGGAGCCTGTTAACCATGTCCTTGGTGCAGATGCCAATCCGGCAGATTATAAACCGGTTAAAGTAAAATCAGAAATTGAAAAATCGCCGGCCCTGAGTATGGCCAATGCGCCAAAAGACAGTATTAAGACCAGACAAGTTGCTTTCCTGGCTGCCAACGGTGTTGAGTCGACAGACTTTGAAAATATGAAAAAGGCACTTCTTGCTGCTGGTGCTGTTGTTAAAGTGGTTGCGCCTAAAAATGGCACATTAAAAGATTCGGCTGGTAAAGAAATCAAAATTGACATGAGTTTCCTGACAGGTACATCAGTAGTATTTGATGCTGTGTATGTACCAGGTGGAGGGAAAAGCATTGATGCCCTATTGGCTGAACCTGATGCTGTTCATTTTATTAATGAGGCTTATAGACATTGCAAAGCCATAGCAGCCACAGGTAAAGGCGCTGAACTGATCAACCAAAGCTATGTAGGTGCGAAATTGAAAAATGGCAATGCAGATGCAAAGGCAGGTATACTGACAGAAGCTGCACCTGATGCTTTTATTAAGGCAATCGCCCAGCACCGTTTTTGGCAAAGAGAGAAAAAAGATAAAGTTCCGGCCTGA
- a CDS encoding fumarate reductase/succinate dehydrogenase flavoprotein subunit: protein MELNAKIPPGPLKDKWSFYKDHAKLVNPANRKKLDVIVVGTGLAGSAAAASLAEMGYNITSFCFQDSARRAHSVAAQGGVNAAKNYKNDGDSTYRMFYDTIKGGDFRSREANVYRLAECSAQLIDQAVAQGVPFGREYGGYLNNRSFGGVQVSRTFYARGQTGQQLLLGAYQALMRQVAAKNVKLHTRHEMMELVVVAGKARGVIVRNLDTGEIERHTAHAVILATGGFGKIYYLSTLAMGCNASAIWRAHKKGAFMACPSWTQVHPTSLPQSGSYQSKLTLMSESLRNDGRIWVPLKTEESRNPNDIPEEERDYYLERRYPAFGNLAPRDISSRAAKERIDAGFGVGPQKNAVYLDFSKAIREQGKQKIKEKYGNLFDMYRKITATDAYTEPMMISPAAHFSMGGLWVDYELMTTIPGLFALGEANFADHGANRLGANSLLQACVDGYFVAPYTVSNYLSGEIKVPRLDLNRQEFVDAEVEVRAHLSRLLEIKGDKTADHYHKILGKLLYDYCGLSRSREGLLKAIHDIRKLRDDFYHNLKVSGEEDEMNAELEKAGRVSDYLEIAELMCYDALTREESCGAHFREEYQSPEGEALRNDEQFCFVSAWQYRGEGQEELLVPEPLKFENVELAVRSYK, encoded by the coding sequence ATGGAACTGAATGCTAAAATACCACCGGGGCCATTAAAGGATAAATGGAGTTTTTATAAAGACCATGCGAAGCTGGTAAACCCGGCCAACCGGAAAAAACTGGATGTGATAGTGGTAGGTACCGGACTTGCCGGTAGTGCGGCGGCGGCATCGCTGGCAGAGATGGGGTATAACATCACTTCTTTCTGTTTTCAGGATTCGGCCAGAAGGGCACATTCTGTGGCCGCACAAGGTGGGGTAAACGCAGCCAAGAACTATAAGAACGATGGCGACAGTACCTACCGCATGTTTTACGATACGATTAAAGGTGGCGATTTCAGGTCCAGGGAAGCAAATGTATACCGTCTGGCAGAATGCTCGGCACAGCTGATTGACCAGGCAGTAGCACAGGGCGTGCCTTTTGGCCGGGAGTATGGAGGCTATTTAAATAACCGTTCTTTTGGAGGGGTACAGGTAAGCCGTACCTTTTACGCCAGGGGACAAACGGGGCAACAACTGTTGCTGGGGGCTTATCAGGCGCTGATGCGGCAGGTGGCTGCCAAAAATGTGAAACTGCATACCCGTCATGAAATGATGGAATTGGTTGTGGTAGCGGGCAAGGCCAGGGGGGTAATTGTACGAAACCTGGATACCGGTGAAATAGAAAGACATACGGCCCATGCCGTAATTCTGGCTACAGGGGGCTTTGGAAAGATCTATTACCTGTCTACCCTGGCTATGGGCTGCAATGCATCTGCCATCTGGCGGGCGCATAAAAAAGGAGCTTTTATGGCCTGTCCAAGCTGGACCCAGGTACATCCAACCTCTCTGCCGCAATCGGGCAGTTACCAGAGTAAACTTACGCTGATGTCAGAATCGCTAAGGAACGACGGACGCATCTGGGTGCCATTAAAAACAGAAGAAAGCAGAAACCCAAATGATATCCCTGAGGAAGAACGTGACTATTACCTGGAACGGCGCTATCCGGCATTCGGGAACCTGGCACCCCGCGACATTTCTTCACGTGCAGCCAAAGAACGTATAGATGCCGGTTTTGGGGTAGGGCCGCAAAAGAATGCTGTGTACCTCGATTTTTCTAAGGCAATAAGGGAGCAGGGGAAACAAAAGATCAAAGAGAAATATGGCAACCTGTTTGATATGTACCGTAAAATTACGGCTACCGATGCGTATACGGAACCAATGATGATCTCGCCGGCAGCACATTTCTCTATGGGCGGCCTATGGGTAGATTATGAACTGATGACCACTATACCTGGCCTGTTTGCATTGGGGGAAGCCAATTTTGCGGACCATGGGGCCAACCGCCTGGGGGCAAATTCTTTGCTGCAGGCTTGTGTTGATGGATATTTTGTGGCACCCTACACGGTATCCAATTATCTTTCCGGAGAAATTAAGGTACCGCGTCTTGACCTGAACAGGCAGGAATTTGTAGATGCAGAGGTGGAGGTAAGGGCACATTTATCCCGGTTACTGGAAATTAAAGGCGATAAAACGGCAGATCACTACCATAAAATTCTGGGCAAGCTGCTATATGATTATTGCGGCCTGTCGCGGAGCCGGGAAGGTTTGTTAAAAGCAATTCATGACATCCGCAAATTGCGGGATGATTTTTACCACAATCTGAAGGTATCTGGTGAGGAGGATGAGATGAATGCTGAACTGGAAAAGGCGGGGAGGGTGAGTGACTATCTGGAAATTGCAGAACTGATGTGCTATGATGCACTGACCAGGGAGGAATCCTGCGGAGCACATTTCAGGGAAGAATACCAGAGCCCCGAAGGAGAAGCTTTAAGGAACGATGAACAGTTTTGTTTTGTATCTGCCTGGCAATATAGGGGTGAAGGCCAGGAAGAATTGCTGGTTCCTGAACCCTTAAAATTTGAAAATGTTGAACTGGCCGTAAGAAGTTACAAATAA
- a CDS encoding ankyrin repeat domain-containing protein → MDHIISALIHASRTGDLLLLQEIIDLNTNLELRDDKGYTPLIIACYNHQTEAARLLLRSGADVNGIDTGGNTALMGVCFKGYADIAELLIAHQANVNLLNGNGGTALMFAVMFGRNELIALLLQHGADLTIKDNRGMDVLDIAVQQGNEQGLQLLKQHQPINQ, encoded by the coding sequence ATGGATCACATCATATCGGCTTTAATTCATGCTTCAAGGACAGGTGATTTACTATTATTGCAGGAAATAATAGACCTGAACACCAACCTTGAACTGAGAGATGATAAAGGTTATACACCTTTAATCATCGCTTGTTACAATCATCAAACGGAAGCAGCCAGGCTACTCCTTCGATCAGGGGCAGATGTTAACGGCATAGATACTGGCGGCAATACCGCACTTATGGGGGTTTGTTTTAAAGGCTATGCAGATATTGCGGAGTTGCTTATTGCTCATCAGGCTAATGTAAATCTGTTGAATGGAAATGGCGGGACTGCTTTAATGTTTGCTGTAATGTTTGGGCGCAATGAACTGATTGCATTGCTCCTTCAACATGGTGCAGACCTGACGATAAAAGACAATCGGGGAATGGATGTATTGGACATTGCCGTACAACAAGGTAATGAACAGGGACTTCAACTTTTAAAACAACATCAACCTATAAATCAGTAA
- a CDS encoding succinate dehydrogenase/fumarate reductase iron-sulfur subunit yields MKIYLKIWRQTDAGSIGKLVDYELDEVIPHMSFLEMMDTLNEKLVLAGERPVEFDHDCREGICGQCGMMINGRAHGPVAHLTTCQLHMREFKDGDTIYVEPFRAKAFPVKRDLRVDRSAFDRIIMAGGFVSVNTGQAPEANGIPVSHEQAESAFDAAACIGCGACVATCKNSSAALFTGAKIAHLAKLPQGKVESRKRALSMVQQMDAEDFGHCSNTEACEVECPQSISVLNIARMNWEYGISKILKD; encoded by the coding sequence ATGAAGATATATCTGAAGATTTGGAGACAAACAGATGCTGGTAGTATCGGTAAACTGGTTGATTATGAGCTTGATGAGGTAATTCCTCATATGTCGTTCCTGGAAATGATGGACACACTGAACGAAAAACTGGTGCTGGCGGGCGAGCGGCCGGTAGAATTTGATCACGACTGCCGGGAGGGAATATGCGGGCAATGTGGTATGATGATCAATGGCCGTGCGCATGGTCCGGTGGCACACCTCACCACCTGCCAGTTGCATATGCGGGAGTTTAAAGATGGGGATACCATTTACGTTGAGCCCTTTAGGGCCAAGGCTTTTCCGGTGAAAAGAGACCTTAGGGTAGACCGTTCGGCATTCGACAGGATCATTATGGCCGGAGGTTTTGTATCTGTAAATACTGGTCAGGCACCAGAAGCAAATGGCATTCCGGTTAGCCATGAACAGGCCGAATCGGCTTTTGATGCTGCGGCCTGTATTGGCTGCGGGGCCTGTGTGGCTACCTGCAAAAACTCGAGTGCTGCTTTGTTTACAGGGGCTAAAATAGCCCATCTGGCCAAATTGCCACAGGGTAAGGTAGAATCCAGAAAAAGGGCCTTGTCTATGGTGCAGCAAATGGATGCTGAAGATTTTGGACATTGCAGCAATACCGAGGCCTGCGAGGTGGAATGTCCGCAAAGTATCTCGGTATTGAATATTGCCAGGATGAACTGGGAATACGGGATCAGTAAAATTTTAAAAGATTAA